The Mercurialis annua linkage group LG2, ddMerAnnu1.2, whole genome shotgun sequence genome contains a region encoding:
- the LOC126670067 gene encoding NADH dehydrogenase [ubiquinone] iron-sulfur protein 7, mitochondrial has translation MAMITRSTASRLPTLLSHHQRATALSLHTTLPSLSPDAATSPTPYPRAPPPSTSSPTGLSKPAEYVISKVDDLMNWARRGSIWPMTFGLACCAVEMMHTGAARYDLDRFGIIFRPSPRQSDCMIVAGTLTNKMAPALRKVYDQMPEPRWVISMGSCANGGGYYHYSYSVVRGCDRIVPVDIYVPGCPPTAEALLYGLLQLQKKINRRKDFLHWWTR, from the exons ATGGCCATGATAACTCGGAGCACCGCCTCTCGCCTCCCGACTCTCCTCTCCCACCACCAACGCGCCACCGCCCTATCTCTCCACACAACCCTCCCTTCCCTCTCTCCCGATGCGGCAACGTCTCCAACACCGTACCCACGCGCACCGCCTCCTTCGACATCTTCGCCGACTGGTCTTTCAAAGCCCGCGGAGTACGTGATTTCGAAGGTCGATGATCTCATGAACTGGGCTCGCCGTGGGTCCATCTGGCCCATGACTTTTGGTCTGGCTTGTTGCGCCGTTGAAATGATGCATACGGGTGCTGCCCGTTACGATCTGGATCGTTTTGGTATCATTTTTAGACCTAGTCCGCGTCAATCTGATTGTATGATTGTTGCTGGTACTCTTACCAATAAGATGGCGCCTGCTCTTCGCAA GGTTTATGACCAAATGCCCGAGCCAAGATGGGTCATTTCTATGGGCAGCTGTGCAAATGGCGGTGGATATTATCACTACTCCTACTCTGTTGTTCGAGGTTGTGACAGGATTGTGCCTGTAGACATTTATGTCCCGGGGTGCCCACCGACTGCGGAGGCCTTGCTCTATGGTTTACTCCAGCTTCAGAAGAAGATCAACCGGCGCAAGGATTTCCTTCATTGGTGGACCAGATGA